A stretch of Longimicrobium sp. DNA encodes these proteins:
- a CDS encoding plastocyanin/azurin family copper-binding protein, translated as MNGKIGSMLAAGVLLLAAFAPRGEVRASAPPPVTHDVRMLMDGPVPKFQPAVLTIHPGDRVRFINVAGGPHNVSFDPATLPAGMDHVLETNMPDQIQRLWGPLMSEPNASYTISFEGAKPGRYPYFCVPHMYDRNGGMANPMKGLIVVR; from the coding sequence ATGAACGGGAAGATCGGATCGATGCTGGCCGCCGGCGTGCTGCTTCTGGCCGCCTTCGCGCCGCGCGGCGAGGTGCGCGCCTCCGCGCCTCCGCCGGTGACGCACGATGTGCGCATGCTGATGGACGGCCCCGTGCCGAAGTTCCAGCCGGCGGTGCTCACCATCCACCCCGGCGACCGGGTGCGCTTCATCAACGTGGCGGGCGGGCCGCACAACGTGTCGTTCGACCCCGCCACGCTGCCGGCGGGGATGGACCACGTGCTCGAGACCAACATGCCCGACCAGATCCAGCGGCTCTGGGGGCCACTCATGTCGGAGCCCAACGCCAGCTACACCATCTCCTTCGAGGGCGCGAAGCCGGGGCGCTATCCCTACTTCTGCGTGCCGCACATGTACGACCGCAACGGCGGGATGGCCAACCCCATGAAGGGGCTGATCGTGGTGCGGTAG